A window of Ananas comosus cultivar F153 linkage group 11, ASM154086v1, whole genome shotgun sequence genomic DNA:
CCGAAGACGCAGAGGAAAGAGGTGATTACTTCTTTTTAGTATCATTTCGGAGTAAATTCTTGCATATTTGCATTTTGTGTCTCATAGAAATCACAGTATTAGATTTATTTCCATccatttatttactaaaaagaGGAACAGAGTTTGCAATTTACCTTGACATAGTAATACATATGATCATGATTTAAAAGATGTGAACTTGTAGAttgattatttatttgattttgttaCAGCTGtttttatccaaataaaatCATTGCGTGCCCTATTTTAGCTCTTTCTATTAGATTAATTGATAACCATTTATTGCAAAGTAGAGATCTTGTTTTACAGCTTTCCAGTTAATGCTGATCACTATTTTTTGCTTATGTGAACTAGCAGGCAAGAGAGAGGGGAGATATTGCTAAGATGGAGACCGCCACCACTCCTTTGAGGCGATCGAGCCGGCTCCGCAATCGGGTCAATACCTCTCCTTGAGCTGCAGAAGATGTCATGGTTTCTATCTAGATTTTGACGTTCTTCTCCGATGAGCCGGATACGGAAACAGCTTCCTGTTGTTCCAAATTTTGGTCTAGGCATTTCCTCTGACATAGGATGATGTAAGAAGTGAAAGTTCAGTAATGTTGTTGTATTAGCTGCTTGATTTTCATAAGCTTCGCTAAGTTGTGCACATCCatctaatcaaaaaaaaaaaaacatctatcTAATTATTGTGGACAATTTGATGCACTCTACATCCTTAATGTGCATgagaataaatattcatttatctcaaatttcaaaagaatttgatggaaatccaaatcaaatcacCACCTAGTGAACCTGAGTATATGAGCATTCAACCGGTTTATAATCATATCCTAATTAATAAACTCACATTCATATTcataattactattattatgCAAAATAATCCGTACGTGGCATACGAAAATTAGATACAACCCTCAAAAGATGAAATGGCCTCactataaatcaaataaaatatgaaaccaaaattaaaaacaaaaaaacaaaagcataaATGAATAAAAGAATAGGAGTGAGTATACATTATTAGacaatctctctctcctcgtcgTGATCAAACCAACGCCACCACACGATAACAAACGCCAAATTGGCCATCACCTCACGAGAGCAACAGGAGCCGTCCGATTTCCCAACCCGGAACTAGTCCTGATCCTGATCGCCGCAGAGCTCCTTCCGCAGCCTCCGCGAGAAGAGCTTGCAAGCGTCCATGCTGAGATCGACGGCGGCGGAGAGCGCCACGAAGAGCGCCGCGTCGGCCACGCAGGTGACGTGGCTCACCCCGACCTCCACGGTGGGCCTGCTCACCTTCCCCTCCCCCTCGATCGCGCACCCCATCACGAACCCCCCGCCGCCCGACGGCCCCGATCCCGCCACGTGGCCCTCCGTCAGGTCGATGGCGAATTTGCCCCCGCGCCGCACGCTCAGCACCGACTCGGCCAGCCGGATCGCCGAGCCGGAGCCGGCGCCGACCCCGGGGCCGGGGCCGGAGAGGAGGTCGAAGCGGTAGCCGAGGGCGTCGACGGGGCCGCGGTCGCGCCAGGCCTCGAGCCGGCCCCACGGCTCCCAGTTGGGGCCGGAGCCGTGggggccggcggcggcgcggaggATGAGCCACGCGCCCGGGTTGGCGCGGGAGACGCGGTCGGAGCCCCGGGAGGGCACGAACGGGGTCACCATCGACGCCGCCGCCACGGGCGACCCCGACAGGTCGTGGATCGTCACCGTCCATCCCTTGCGCTGCTCCATCCGACGCTGTGAGGAGGAGTAGCGCCGGTCCCGCTCGCGCCCGAAGGAGCCGAACCACGACCTGAGCTTGCCCGCGCTCGACTGATCCGGATCGGACGGCAGTGATCTGAAAAAAATTGTGCCGCGCGTGTATGTTAGTCGGCCGAAATTCAAGTAGCTAGCAACAGTGTGTATATATAGACAGTGAGCATTAGTATCCCAGACACTAGCTAGTTAAGAATAGTGATGACGAGCATTATTAACTAACTAATAATTGAATTCATTCGGTAAATAATGACCagattcaaataaataaaaaaataaataaataaataaataaataaataacataacaGTAGAATCATGATGCGGAGTCTAACCTGGATCTGGTGGTGCACCGTCTCCGGTCGGCGCTGAACCTGCAGCTAAAAACGGGCTGGCGAACACACCCACCGCCGCGCCCGCTCCTCTGCACTTGATACACCACCGGGCTGCACTCGGGCTCGCCGCCGAACTGGAACACGAAGCGGGGGTCCGGCTCGGCCCGGACCACCAAATGCAGCATCGCCCCCGAGCCGGACCCGACCGGAACCCACCCGCTATGCGCCACCACCACCCCCTTCCCCCCCTTCCCCGCGCCCTCCACATCGACCCCGACCCTCACCCTCCCCATCGCCCTCCCCGCGCTCACCCCGCACGTGCTCCCGCTCCGGCCCGCGTAGACCGTCACCACCAAGCCGGCCGGTT
This region includes:
- the LOC109717845 gene encoding uncharacterized protein LOC109717845, with protein sequence MEPSPFVRVTVESLAVKLPAVTRPAGPGVHPSTTPCFCTLRIPDVVPSQTAASVSLPLADDPTAAASSASAPSTPVVISLGPDAVRRLAGKPAGLVVTVYAGRSGSTCGVSAGRAMGRVRVGVDVEGAGKGGKGVVVAHSGWVPVGSGSGAMLHLVVRAEPDPRFVFQFGGEPECSPVVYQVQRSGRGGGCVRQPVFSCRFSADRRRCTTRSRSLPSDPDQSSAGKLRSWFGSFGRERDRRYSSSQRRMEQRKGWTVTIHDLSGSPVAAASMVTPFVPSRGSDRVSRANPGAWLILRAAAGPHGSGPNWEPWGRLEAWRDRGPVDALGYRFDLLSGPGPGVGAGSGSAIRLAESVLSVRRGGKFAIDLTEGHVAGSGPSGGGGFVMGCAIEGEGKVSRPTVEVGVSHVTCVADAALFVALSAAVDLSMDACKLFSRRLRKELCGDQDQD